A region from the Neurospora crassa OR74A linkage group V, whole genome shotgun sequence genome encodes:
- a CDS encoding 60S ribosomal protein L30, protein MAPKKSKSDAQSIGAKLALVIKSGKVVLGYRSTLKALRSGKAKLILISANTPPLRKSELEYYSMMSKTAVHHYTGTNIELGTACGKLFRCSTMAILDAGDSDILADQQQ, encoded by the exons ATGGCCCCCAAGAAGTCCAAGTCTGACGCCCAGAGCATTGGTGCCAAG CTCGCCCTTGTCATCAAGTCCGGCAAGGTCGTCCTCGGCTACCGCAGCACCCTCAAGGCCCTCCGCTCCGGCAAGGCCAAGCTCATCCTCATCTCTGCCAACACTCCTCCCCTCCGCAAGTCTGAGCTTGAGTACTACTCCATGATGTCCAAGACTGCCGTCCACCACTACACTGGCACCAAC ATTGAGCTCGGTACCGCCTGCGGTAAGCTCTTCCGCTGCTCCACCATGGCCATCCTTGATGCCGGTGACTCCGACATCCTCGCCGACCAGCAGCAGTAA
- a CDS encoding 60S ribosomal protein L10 encodes MARRPARCYRYCKNKPYPKSRFNRGVPDPKIRIFDLGRKRATVDDFPLCIHMVSNEYEQLSSEALEAARICANKYLVKTAGKEGFHLRVRVHPYHVVRINKMLSCAGADRLQTGMRGAWGKPNGTVARVNIGQIIMSVRTRDSNKAFALEALRRSQYKFPGRQKIIISKNWGFTPLRREEYLEKKAAGKLLIDGAYVQFLGNRGSLERNMKRFPDAFATEA; translated from the exons ATGGCCCGCCGTCCTGCGAGATGCTACCGGTACTGCAAGAACAAG CCGTACCCTAAGTCGCGCTTCAACCGTGGTGTCCCCGACCCCAAGATTCGCATCTTCGATCTTGGCCGCAAGCGCGCTACCGTCGATGACTTCCCTCTCTGCATCCACATGGTCTCCAACGAGTATGAGCAGCTGAGCTCTGAGGCCCTTGAGGCCGCCCGTATTTGCGCCAACAAGTACCTCGTCAAGACCGCCGGTAAGGAGGGTTTCCACCTCCGTGTCCGTGTCCACCCTTACCACGTCGTCCGTATCAACAAGATGTTGTCTTGCGCTGGTGCCGATAGACTTCAGACTGGTATGCGTGGTGCCTGGGGTAAGCCCAACGGCACTGTCGCCCGTGTCAACATCGGCCAGATCATCATGTCTGTCCGTACTCGTGACTCCA ACAAGGCTTTCGCCCTTGAGGCCCTCCGCCGCTCCCAGTACAAGTTCCCCGGTCGCCAAAAGATCATCATCTCCAAGAACTGGGGTTTCACTCCTCTCCGCCGCGAGGAGTACCtcgagaagaaggctgctggCAAGCTCCTCATCGATGGTGCCTACGTCCAGTTCCTCGGCAACCGTGGCTCTCTCGAGCGCAACATGAAGCGTTTCCCCGACGCTTTCGCCACCGAGGCTTAA
- a CDS encoding arrestin domain-containing protein: MSIRIALENPPEFYTNLDIIRGQVVLTLSRPEQIGGIIVKLEGEAKSALGVPADGSGTGIAQRERTPTGDVIYENHKILYKVTQAFPDEKTNALPQPYVLAAGQHRFPFQFKFPFNNACGDPVAMAKLGGLSGAGGIASGSGLFGLGGIRVMDGTKQLMYSHVTKTLPPSFTGFPGQCEIRYYVKVTIQRPGFFKENWRMQTGLKFLPIEPPRPPKTNHEAYARRPFAFRPRSPRTNASSKKRASFFSGWTGSSNAGSSSAPTTTTTTADGKLATEPEVPPSIEMSARLPHPAIITCNQPIPLRLIAKKLAGSDAEIFLTAIQIDLIGQTEVRCHDLINTETSRWVIVSRQGLSIPVSRLGDPAGTEVVLPNDIWCNQPLPNTVMPSFVTCNLSREYQLEVKLGLSWGKPVASISHATTASSIFGRNKNEGTDLPQEIHLPLHFSSVEVYSGIAPPAALIEAMKQGKNKRTQSQRPPSQPARPTTSSSSAETGPSTAPQQQPPALPPRTNTAQPPTAAGTAAGVVVPPPADPLYPPQLAPGEMEPPYDDAPPSYDEAMAEIMSGPVIPDGVPRPAYSGVTNENEPSTLPAGGNEKS, translated from the exons ATGTCGATACGGATCGCCCTCGAAAACCCTCCCGAGTTCTACACAAACCTGGATATTATCCGCGGCCAGGTCGTCCTCACTCTCAGTCGTCCCGAACAGATCGGAGGCATCATCGTCAAACTCGAGGGTGAAGCCAAGTCGGCCTTGGGAGTACCCGCCGATGGCTCAGGGACCGGCATTGCTCAGAGGGAGCGCACTCCAACCGGCGATGTTATCTACGAGAACCACAAGATCCTATACAAAGTCACCCAGGCCTTTCCCGACGAGAAGACCAACGCCTTGCCACAGCCCTATGTCCTAGCCGCTGGTCAACACAGATTCCCCTTCCAGTTCAAGTTTCCCTTCAACAATGCTTGTGGTGATCCTGTCGCCATGGCCAAACTAGGAGGCCTTTCTGGTGCCGGTGGAATCGCGTCGGGTTCTGGCTTGTTCGGTCTCGGTGGCATTCGTGTTATGGACGGCACCAAGCAGCTGATGTACTCCCATGTCACAAAGACGCTCCCACCCAGTTTCACCGGATTCCCAGGCCAGTGCGAGATTCGATACTATGTCAAGGTTACCATTCAGAGACCGGGCTTTTTCAAGGAGAACTGGAGGATGCAGACCGGCTTGAAATTCCTTCCTATTGAGCCTCCAAGGCCGCCCAAGACGAACCACGAAGCCTATGCCAGACGACCCTTTGCATTCCGTCCACGAAGCCCAAGGACAAACGCGTCTTCCAAGAAACGAGCTTCTTTCTTCAGCGGGTGGACTGGGAGTAGCAATGCAGGGTCATCTTCagccccaacaacaacaacaacaacggctgATGGAAAACTTGCAACGGAGCCCGAAGTGCCTCCGTCGATAGAGATGTCGGCTCGACTTCCACACCCTGCCATCATCACTTGCAACCAACCGATCCCACTTCGTCTCATTGCAAAGAAGCTTGCGGGATCGGACGCAGAGATCTTCCTAACAGCCATCCAGATCGACCTGATTGGCCAGACCGAGGTCAGATGTCACGACCTCATCAACACAGAGACTAGTCGCTGGGTGATTGTATCACGACAGGGACTCAGCATTCCTGTTTCGAGACTCGGAGACCCTGCAGGGACAGAGGTTGTCCTGCCCAACGACATCTGGTGCAACCAACCTTTACCAAACACCGTCATGCCGAGTTTTGTCACATGTAACCTCAG CCGTGAATACCAACTCGAAGTCAAACTCGGTCTCTCCTGGGGCAAACCCGTCGCCTCTATCTCCcacgccaccaccgcctcttCCATTTTCGGCCGCAACAAGAACGAAGGCACCGATCTCCCCCAAGAAATCCACCTCCCACTGCACTTTTCTTCCGTAGAAGTCTACTCCGGCATCGCcccgcccgccgccctcATCGAGGCCATGAAGCAAGGCAAGAACAAACGTACTCAGTCTCAGCGTCCACCATCGCAACCAGCGCgtcccaccacctcctcctcctccgccgaaACCGGTCCTTCAACAGCGCCACAGCAACAGCCGCCAGCTCTTCCCCCACGAACCAACACCGCTCAGCCACCTACTGCTGCAGGGACGGCTGCGGGAGTGGTGGTACCGCCGCCCGCAGACCCCTTGTACCCACCGCAACTGGCGCCAGGGGAGATGGAGCCGCCGTATGACGACGCGCCGCCCAGCTACGACGAGGCAATGGCGGAGATTATGAGTGGGCCGGTGATTCCCGATGGGGTGCCCAGGCCGGCGTACAGTGGGGTGACGAATGAAAATGAGCCGAGTACGTTGCCTGCTGGTGGGAATGAGAAGAGTTAG
- a CDS encoding dimethyladenosine transferase has product MPKAAKASKKSGGGGNPYDRKGGGGGGKATNTNIFKFDKDFGQHILKNPGISDAIVDKAFLKPTDVVVEVGPGTGNITVRALEKAKKVIAIELDPRMGAEVTKRVQGTPLAKKLEVILGDVIKMPEMPPCDALISNTPYQISSPLIFKMLAMPNPPRVAVLMFQREFAKRLVARPGDALYSRLSVNVNFWATCKHIMKVGKQNFKPPPKVESDVVRIEPLVGSARPNIAFEEFDGLLRIAFNRKNKTLYAGFNQKEVLNMCERNYKVYCTLNNIPIDESLASAADLAAAGATNDAMDVEMDDDNEDNDNEENNDDDEAMEEDEDEDMPVFFKEQNDANAKDAKTPSKNPKSKVALIVKAKLNKVLTSTGLADKRARQCDQNDFLKLLLAFHEEGIHFS; this is encoded by the exons ATGCCCAAGGCAGCGAAGGCGTCCAAGAAGTCGgggggcggcggcaaccCCTACGATCGCAaggggggcggcggcggcggcaaggctaccaacaccaacatcttCAAGTTCGACAAGGACTTTGGCCAGCATATCCTCAAGAACCCCGGTATCTCGGATGCCATTGTCGACAAGGCCTTCCTCAAGCCCAccgatgtcgtcgtcgaagtCGGTCCCGGTACCGGCAACATCACGGTCCGCGCCCTTGAAAAGGCAAAGAAGGTCATCGCCATCGAGCTCGATCCTCGTATGGGTGCCGAAGTTACCAAGCGTGTCCAGGGCACTCCGCTAgccaagaagctcgaggtCATTCTCGGCGATGTCATCAAGATGCCCGAAATGCCTCCATGCGACGCTCTCATCTCCAACACTCCCTACCAAATTTCCAGTCCGCTCATCTTCAAGATGTTGGCCATGCCCAACCCGCCCCGCGTCGCCGTACTCATGTTTCAAAGAGAATTCGCAAAGAGACTGGTGGCTCGGCCGGGTGATGCTCTCTACTCGAGATTGAGTGTCAATGTCAACTTCTGGGCCACATGCAAGCACATCATGAAGGTCGGCAAGCAGAACTTCAAGCCTCCTCCCAAGGTCGAGTCCGACGTCGTCAGAATTGAGCCCCTTGTTGGTTCGGCGCGCCCCAACATTGCTTTTGAGGAGTTCGACGGTCTCCTTCGCATTGCTTTCAACCGCAAGAACAAGACCCTTTATGCCGGCTTCAACCAGAAGGAGGTCCTCAACATGTGCGAGAGG AACTACAAAGTCTACTGCACCCTCAACAACATCCCCATCGACGAGTCCCTCGCTTCCGCGGCTGACCTTGCTGCCGCCGGCGCCACCAACGATGCCATGGACGTCGAGatggacgacgacaacgaagaCAATGATAACGAAGAGAacaacgacgatgacgaggctatggaggaggatgaggacgaggacatgCCCGTCTTCTTCAAGGAGCAAAACGACGCCAACGCTAAGGACGCCAAGACACCTAGCAAGAACCCCAAGTCCAAGGTGGCCTTGATAGTCAAGGCCAAGTTGAACAAGGTGCTTACGAGCACCGGTTTGGCGGACAAGAGAGCTAGGCAGTGCGATCAGAACGATTTCCTCAAGCTGTTGCTTG CGTTCCACGAGGAGGGTATTCACTTCTCTTAG
- a CDS encoding integral membrane protein has protein sequence MDTDTLTPMNTSDTPLPTPSTPTQPPLLNYILSFLLVGLAWGFTTPFLRRAAKTHNPPPHPLLERESVQRSVVKRSTLGAWFAVTDLIKNWRYALPLGINLSGSLWFFLLVGGSELSLTVPIVNTTAFLFTVIGEWWVEGKVISRDTMLGMLLCLGGIALCVQSKNV, from the exons ATGGACACGGACACCCTAACCCCCATGAACACATCGGACACCCCTCTTCCTACCCCCAGCACACCAACCCAACCCCCCCTCCTCAACTacatcctctccttcctcctcgttgGTCTGGCATGGGGTTTCACTACCCCCTTCCTGCGGCGGGCCGCCAAGACGCATAACCCCCCACCGCACCCGCTTCTAGAGCGAGAATCAGTGCAAAGAAGCGTCGTGAAGAGAAGCACACTGGGAGCTTGGTTTGCGGTGACGGACCTGATCAAGAACTGGCGGTATGCGTTGCCGTTGGGGATTAATTTGAGTGGGAGTTTGTGGTTCTTTTTGTTGGTTGGGGGGTCAG AGTTGAGTTTGACGGTGCCGATTGTCAACACGACGGCTTTTTTGTTTACGGTTATTGGCGAGTGGTGGGTGGAGGGTAAGGTTATTAGTCGTG ATACAATGCTGGGAATGCTATTGTGTTTGGGCGGCATTGCGCTTTGTGTTCAGAGCAAGAACGTGTGA